The nucleotide sequence CATACCGTCGTGCTGTCGGGGGAACTGGCATCGACCGGGGCGGCGCGGCTTGCGGCGCGCGGTGCGCTGCGGGCGGGTGCCGGGCTGGTGACCGTAGCCTCGCCGCGCGACGCGCTCGCGGTCAATGCCGCGGCGCTGACGGCGGTCATGGTGCGCGCGATCGACAACGTGATCCAGTTTGCCGAACTGCTCGACGACAGGCGGCTCAATTCCATCGTGCTGGGGCCAGGCGCCGGCGTCAGCGCCCGGACGCGCGATCTCGTCCGCACCGCGCTGTCGGCGAAACGCGGCGTCGTGCTCGACGCCGATGCGCTGACGAGTTTTGCCGAAGCGCCCGAGCGGTTGTTTGAGCAGATCAGGGCTGCCGGGGACGCCCACGTCGTCCTGACCCCGCATGAGGGCGAGTTTCCGCGCCTGTTCAGCGACATCAGCAACAAGCATCCCGGCCGCTCCAAACTGGAGCGGGTGCGCGACGCCGCCGAACGTTCCGGCGCGGTCGTGCTGCTGAAGGGACCGGATACGGTGGTGGCGTCGCCCGGCGGGCGCGCCAGCATCGCCTCCAACGCGCCGCCCTGGCTCGCCACCGCCGGCGCCGGCGACGTGCTGGCCGGCATGATCGCAGGGATGCTGGCGCAAGGCGCCCCGGCGTTCGAGGCCGCCTGCATCGGCGTCTGGATGCACGGCGAGGCCGCGCGCGAGGCGGGACCGGGCCTGATCGCGGAAGACTTGCCGGAAGTGCTGCCCGCGGTGTTCCGCCGGCTCTATGATGAGTTCGGGATTGAGTATTAGGCAGCTCGAACTCGATGATATGGACGCCGCGGCGCGCGTTCACCGGCTCGCCTTCGACCACGCGCTGGCTTGGCTCACCGGACTGCATACCCCTGACGAAGACCGGTGGTTTTACCGCGAGCGGATGTTCAAGACTTGTATGCTTTGGGGCACTTTCGATCGCGACGTCATAACGGGCATGATCGCCTTCCATGACGACTGGATCGAACAACTATATGTACTGCCGGAGGCGCAGGGGCGGGGCATTGGCACCGAATTGCTCGATGTCGCGAAACGCGCCTCCGAGCGCCTGCAGCTCTGGACCTTTCAGCGCAATGCGAGGGCGCGACGCCTTTACGAAGCGCGGGGGTTTGCGCTCGTCGAGGAAACCGACGGTGCCGGCAACGAAGAAAAGGAACCGGACGCGCGCTATCTCTGGACGCGCCCGTAAGGCGACGCGTTATCCGACCAGATACTTCGCCACCGCCGTCTCATCCCACTCCAGCCCGAGGCCGGGGCCCCGCGCAGTCACCGTGCCATCGACGATCTCGGCGGGCTTGGCGAGGATCACGCTGGCGAAATCGAGGAATTCCAGCCAGTGGGCGGTCGGCGTCACCGCCAGCATATGGGCGCTGGCCTCCGCAAACAGGTGGCTCGACATTGGAATGTTCGCGGCTTCCGCTTGCGCTGCGACCTGCAGCCAGCCGGTGACGCCGCCGCACTTCATCAAATCGGGCATGATGAAGTCGCTGGCGCCGGCTTCGATTGCCTCCGCAAAGCCGCGCGGGAACCACCAGTTCTCGCCGGCCTGAATAGGTATCGGCGACGTCTCGCGCACTTTTGCGTGGCCTGACAGGTTTTCCTGCGGCACCGGCTCCTCGATCCAGTGAAGGTCGTAGGGTTCGAGGCGGGCGATCCGCCGCACAGCTTCCGCGGGATCGAGCGACTGGTTGAAGTCGATCATCAGCGCGACATCGGGACCGATCAGCGCGCGCACGCCCTTGACCACGCGCTCGTCGTTGGCGGCATCGCCGTCGCCGCCCTTGATCTTGATGCCGCGAAAACCCTGCTCCAGCGAGCGGCGCAGCGCCTTTTCGTCGGCCACCGGATCAACCACGCCATAACTGTCATAGGCCTTGATCGGTTTTGCCGAGCCGCCGAGCAACTCGGCCACCGGCCGACCGGCGATCTGGCCGAGCGCATCCCAATAGGCCATGTCGAGGCCGGACACTGCCATGCCGACCAGGCCCTGCCAGCTGAGCAGGCGGAATTTGGCGTCCATCGCCGCCATCAAGTCGCAGGGCGCGATCGGCTTGCCGATCAGTTCTCGCCCGATCTCCTCGATCAGATGGACCAGCGGCTTCAGCGTCAGCCTGGCGTAGGCGAAAATATAGGAATGGCCGGTAATGCCGTGATCGGTCTCGACATCGATCAGGACCAGCGGCCCCACATCGATCACGCCAAAGGCGTTCTTCACGGGGCGCGCGAGCGGCACGACGACGCCTCGCGCCTTGACGCTGCGGATGGCGGGAATGGGCTTGCTCATGGCGTCCTCCTCACTCGACAGCGTACCACCGCACCAGCCGCGGCGATGCCCAATCGGTGGCGACGGATTCGATCAGGTAGCGCCCGGCATGTTCGGCCAAAAAGGCGATCCGCTGGGTCTGGCCGGGCTCGATCGCCAGCGTATCCAGCCAGAACGGCTTCCAGCCGTCATCGAGCCGGTCGAGCAGCCGGAAATGATGACCGTGGAGGTGGAACACGGTGGCGATGGCGGCGCGGTTGGTCAGCGCCAGCACCACGGTGCGACCGGTTTTGGCGCGGAAGGCGGGGGCGGCTGTAGCGGCAAAGCTGGCCGGCGTCACCCAGTCGCCCTGGGGGCCGCCGAGCGCCAGATCGACCCGGGTGGCGTTCTTGAGGTCGAGCCGTTCGGGGAGGCCGTTGGAGGGCAGTGGCGGGGCCGGTGGCAGCGGGTCCGGGCGGATCGGTGGAGCGTGAGAGACGGAGTATTTGCCGATGAGGCGGGCTTCCTTGCCGTCATGCAGGAGGATTGGAATTTCAGTGCCCGCCGCCGCCGTTATGTCGATGAAGGCGTCGACCCGTCCACCCGGCGCCAGCACCAGCGCACCGTTACGGGCCTGGAATGGCTCGGACGGTTGGCTGTCGATGGCCATTACGCGGACCTCAAGCCCCTCCAGTTTGATAGCAATAACAGAGCGTTGGCAGCCACTGATGATCCGAAGCCTGACCCGTTCGTTGATCCGGGCTGAGAGATCGATCAAAATCTGACCGTTAATCGTATGGACTGGCACGGTATCCTTGGGATCGATCCCCGGTGCCACTGCGGTTCCGTCGGGCCTGACCCGCCAGTCCTCAATTACGAGAACCTGCTCCCGGTCGATCGCGGCAGGTTCGGTTTCCCGGACGATCAATGGTCGAGCCCGTGACGGGTGCGCTTGGCCATCGCCAAGCAGCCCGGATTCGCAGAGGAAGGTCCCGGCATGGCGCAGCGGTAGTTGCACGGCCTCCTTGCCGCCTGCTGCGATCGGTGGCCGTCCCGTGAGCGGTTCGATGGCCGAGACGCCATCGATTCCCCGCCAGTTGAGAACGGCGGACACCGGCAGCCCATTGCCAAAGTCGACCGCGACGGTGTCGCCGCGCTTGAAGGTGATTTCAGGCCCCTGCAGCGACCAGACCGGCGTGGCCGCACTTGCCGGGCGTAGTGCGAGGCTGTCGGGCCTGGCCTGCAATACCAGTGATGGCTGGCCTTGAGGGTTTGCTTGAGGATTTGCTTGAGGATTTGCTTGGGCCCGGCCTGCCACGGGCAACGTCGGGGCCAGCGCGACCGCCCCCAAACCGGCCATCAGCGCGCGTCGATTCAGCGCGAATTCGGGGCTTGCCATCGGACCGACCCGGACCATTTTTGTTGTATCTGTCCTAGCTGTGACGCCTTGCCCCGGCGCTGTCAAAAACAGCCATTTTTTTGCTGCGGAGGTGTAGGCTCATGTTATAAGCCCGCCGCCCGCGGCATCGCGGCCGGATATGGATGCTGTTCACGCGGGCGTGGCGGAACTGGTAGACGCGCTGGATTTAGGTTCCAGTGACGAAAGTTGTGGGGGTTCGAGTCCCTCCGCCCGCACCAAGCGCTCTATCCAAGCGTTTGCATGACGAATACTGGAGGGCCTGCATCCCCGTCGGGGGACGCCAGGGCCAGCCGAACCACCGGCGCAGGCTGCACAAGGCCACGCCTCGAATATTTGACACTGCCGGGCCTATCTGGCCCGGCGCAAGCGGAAGAAGATTGACACCATGCAGGTCACCGAGACCCTCGCCGAGGGATTGAAGCACGAGTTCAAGGTCAGCGTTCCCGCATCGGATCTCGATGCCAAGGCGGACGCCAAGCTGGTCGACCTGAAGGACAAGGTGAAGCTCAACGGCTTCCGTCCCGGCAAGGTGCCGGTCAGCCATCTGAAGAAGGTGTATGGCCGCTCCGTCATGGCCGAGACCATCGACCAGACCATCCGCGACACCAACACGCAGATCTTCACCGACCGCGGTTTCCGCCTCGCGACCGAGCCGAAGATCACCATGCCGACCGAGCAGAAAGAGGTCGAGGAGCTGCTCGCCGGCAAAACCGATCTGACCTACACGGTGGCGATCGAGGTGGTGCCGACGATCCAACTCGCCGATTTCAAGACCTTCACGGTTGAGAAGCCGGTGGTCGAGGTGACCGATGCCGAGGTCGATGAGGCGATCAAGCGCATCGCCGACCAGAATCGTCCCTATGCCGCGAAGGCCGAGGGTGCCAAGGCCGAAACCGGCGATCGCGTCACGATCAGCTTCAAGGGCTCTATCGATGGCGTGCCGTTCGACGGTGGCACCGGCGAAGGAATCCAGGTCGTGATCGGCACCGGACAATTCATTCCGGGCTTTGAGGAACAGCTCGTCGGCATCGGGACGGGCGAAACCCGTACGCTGAAAGTGTCATTCCCGAAGAACTACGCCAGCGAGAAGCTCGCCGGCCAGCCAGCCGAGTTCGAGACCACGGCAACCCTGATCGAGGCGCCGGGCGAGACCAAGATCGACGACGAGTTTGCAAAAACGCTGGGCCTGGAATCGCTCGACAAGCTGAAGGAAGCCGCGCGTGAGCGTCTGGTTGCCGAATTCGCAAGGGGCGACGCGGCAGCGCGTCAAGCGGGCGCTGCTCGATCGTCTGGATGACAGCCACAAGTTCGAGGCGCCGCCGTCGCTGATCGAGGAAGAGTTCAACCTGATGTGGAACTCGATCAAGGCCGAGATGGAATCGAGCGGCAAGACCTTTGCCGACGAGGACACCACCGAAGAGGCGGCCAAGGACGAGTACAAGAAGATCGCCGACCGCCGCGTCCGGCTCGGCCTCGTGCTGTCGGAAATCGGCGAGAAGAACAAGATCACCGTGACCGATGACGAAGTCAGCCGCGCGGTGATCGAGCGGGCGCGTTCGATGCCCGGCCGCGAAAAGGAAGTCTGGGACTACTATCGCAACAATGCCAATGCGCTGGCCCAGCTTCGTGCGCCGATTTATGAAGACAAGGTGGTCGATTTCATCCTCGAACTGGCCAGCGTGACCGAGAAGAAGGTCTCGCGCGAAGACCTGTTCAAGGAAGACGACGAAAAGAGCGCAGCCTGACCGGTTTGGTCAGCTGACGTTAATGATGAACGGTGAAAGCGGCGTGGTGACGGAACCCGTCGCTATGAGATCGCCTGCGAATCAGCTTGAACTCGTCGAGTTCGGCTCGCGATTGCCCCGGTCTTGTCGCCGGGAAATTGGCTCATATCTGTGAGCGGCTTGCAATTGCGAGTTCTGAGTTGAAGTCCTGCATCACGGGACGTTCGTCCGCCCGCGGCAATCATGCCAGCCCTCGATTGGCGGCCTTGCCGATGGATGTTCGCCCCCGCCGAATAACTAACTAACCCTCTAACTAACCCTTGGGGTGACTAATGCGCGATCCCGTTGAAACCTACATGAACCTCGTGCCCATGGTGGTCGAGCAGACCAACCGCGGCGAACGCGCCTACGATATTTTTTCGCGGCTTTTGAAGGAGCGCATCATCTTCGTGACTGGTCCGGTCGAAGACGGCATGTCGACGCTCACCGTCGCGCAGCTCCTGTTCCTCGAGGCGGAAAATCCCAAGAAGGAAATCTCGATGTACATCAACTCGCCCGGCGGCGTGGTGACATCGGGGCTTGCGATCTACGACACCATGCAGTTCATCCGTCCGCCGGTGTCGACGCTGTGCACCGGGCAGGCGGCCTCGATGGGCTCGCTCCTGCTCGCCGCCGGCGAAAAGGACATGCGCTTCTCGCTGCCCAATTCGCGCATCATGGTGCATCAGCCGTCCGGCGGCTTCCAGGGCCAGGCCACCGACATCATGCTGCATGCGCAGGAGATACTGAATCTCAAGAAGCGCCTCAACGAGATCTATGTGAAGCACACCGGCCAGACCTACAAGGCGATCGAGGACGCGCTGGAGCGCGACAAATTCCTCACCGCCGATATGGCCCGCGATTTCGGGATCGTCGACAAGGTGATCGACAAGCGTCCCGAAGAGGTATCGCCGGTGAAAACCCTGTAAGGTAACGGATAGCGACACCCCGCGTTGACCTTAACGGTTGGTTGAATCGGCAAATGTGGCCGAAAGCCGCGTGCCCATGCCCGCGCATGGGCCTAAAGTTCCGCTTTCGTGCCGGTTTTGCTGCGTGGCGGTTGCGCAACGCTCGGACGATTTCGTGAACTTCTCCCCGTGCGAACGCCACAAATCACGGTATTGTCACGGATAGCCATTCCGGCCCCGATTAGCGAATTCTTGATAGTCGGGTGTCAGCATGGTTGGCTGTGTGGGATGGGTTAAGATCGCGGGGGATTCGAGAAACCGTGATTCGCACGGTGCGTAATTGAGTTAGGGTCTTTTCTGGTACGGAATTTGCTCTATCTACCTTGAGGTCCGGTGTGAGTGCCGGAATGGGTCGATCGGGTAACGGATCGAACGGCGGACGGAGACAAGAATGAGTAAGGTTGGCACGAGCGACTCCAAGAACACGCTGTATTGCTCGTTCTGTGGAAAGAGCCAGCACGAAGTCCGCAAACTGATCGCGGGTCCGACCGTATTCATCTGCGACGAATGCGTCGAACTCTGCATGGACATCATCCGCGAGGAGAACAAGTCTTCGCTGGTGAAGTCGCGCGACGGCATTCCGACGCCGAAGGAAATCTGCAAGGTGCTGGACGACTACGTGATCGGCCAGAGCCATGCCAAGAAGGTGCTCTCGGTCGCCGTCCACAACCACTACAAGCGGCTCAATCACCAGACCAAGCACAACGACGTCGAACTCGCGAAGTCGAACATCCTGCTGATCGGTCCGACCGGTTCGGGCAAGACGCTGCTGGCGCAGACGCTGGCGCGCATTCTCGACGTGCCGTTCACGATGGCGGATGCGACGACGCTGACCGAAGCCGGTTACGTCGGTGAGGACGTCGAGAACATCATCCTGAAGCTCTTGCAGTCGGCCGACTACAATGTCGAGCGTGCGCAGCGCGGCATCGTCTATATCGACGAAATCGACAAGATCAGCCGCAAGTCCGACAATCCGTCGATCACCCGCGACGTGTCGGGCGAGGGCGTGCAGCAGGCGCTTCTGAAGATCATGGAAGGCACGGTCGCCTCCGTGCCACCGCAGGGCGGTCGCAAGCATCCGCAGCAGGAGTTCCTGCAGGTCGACACCACCAACATCCTGTTCATCTGCGGCGGCGCTTTCTCAGGCCTCGAGAAGATCATTTCCGCGCGTGGACGCTCGACGTCGATCGGTTTTGCCGCCCAGGTCCTGGCGCCCGAAGATCGCCGCACCGGCGAAATCTTCCGCCACGTCGAGCCGGAGGACCTCCTGAAGTACGGCCTGATCCCGGAATTCGTCGGCCGTCTGCCCGTGGTCGCGACGCTGGAGGATCTCGACGAGACCTCGCTGAAGAAGATCCTGACCGATCCGAAGAACGCGCTGGTGAAACAATACCAGCGGCTGTTCGAAATGGAGAATATCGAACTCACCTTTGCCGACGAGGCGCTTGGTGCGGTCGCGCGCAAGGCGATCGAGCGCAAGACCGGTGCGCGCGGACTGCGTTCGATCCTCGAAAGCATCCTGCTCGAGACCATGTTCGATTTGCCGGGCCTGGAAGGCGTCGAAGAGGTCGTGATCTCGCGCGAAGTTGTCGAGGGAACTGCCCGTCCGCTCTACATCTACGCGGACCGTTCGGACCGGGCCGTCGAGAGCAGCGCCAGCGCCTGATACCGTCAGGCCGGCCAGAACTCACAACTTCCAATCATGCGGCTGCCGAACGATTCGGCGGCCGCTGTGGCGTAAGCGTTTTTCGCGCGTCTGATCCGCAATTTGCGGTCATTTTCCGTGACTTGACACCCCCATACCCGATAGCCACCTAATGCGAATGGTGGCGGAAATCACGTTCGAGATTCGTCGCAATATCATCCGGTGAGAGACGGCAGCGAAGGCGGCCGGGCGATCCGGAACTCCCGGCACCTTGTGGCGGTTGCGCTGAGCGAAGCGGACTGCGTGCAAGGGGGCAAAACAGAAGGAATAGGCCATGACAACCCCCAAAACCCGGCCAACAATCGTTCTCGGCGAAAGCCATTCGTATCCGGTGCTGCCGCTCCGCGACATTGTCGTTTTTCCGCACATGATCGTGCCGCTGTTCGTCGGCCGCGAGAAATCGATCCGCGCCCTCGAAGAGGTGATGAAGAACGACGCGCTGATTTTGCTCGCGACGCAGAAGAACGCGTCCGACGATGATCCAAGCCCGGATTCAATCTACGAGGTCGGTACGCTCGCCAGCGTGCTGCAGCTCCTGAAGCTTCCCGACGGCACCGTGAAGGTGCTGGTCGAAGGGCTCGAGCGCGCGCGCGTGCAGAAATATTCCGACCGCACCGAATATTACGAGGCGACCGCAATCGCGCTCGCCGACACCGACGCCAATTCGGTTGAAGCCGAAGCCTTGGCGCGGTCGGTCGTGTCCGACTTCGAAAGCTATGTGAAGCTGAACAAGAAGATCTCCGCCGAAGTCGTCGGCGTGGTTCAGGCGATCACGGACTTTGCCAAGCTGAGCGATCAGGTCGCGCAGCACCTGGCCGTCAAGATCGCCGATCGCCAGGGCATCCTGGAGACGTTGTCCGTCACGCAGCGCCTGGAGAAGGTGCTGGGCCTGATGGAGAGCGAGATCTCGGTGCTGCAGGTCGAGAAGCGCATCCGCTCGCGCGTCAAGCGCCAGATGGAGAAGACCCAGCGCGAATATTACCTGAACGAGCAGATGAAGGCGATCCAGAAGGAGCTCGGCGACGACGAAGGTCGCGACGAGCTGGCCGATCTGGAAGAGAAGATTGCCAAGACCAAGCTTTCCAAGGAAGCGCGGGAGAAGGCGCAGCACGAACTGAAGAAGCTGCGCCAGATGTCGCCGATGTCCGCGGAAGCAACCGTCGTGCGCAACTATCTCGACTGGCTGCTGTCGATCCCGTGGAACAAGAAGTCCAAGGTCAAGAAGGACCTGGAGCAGGCGCAGGCCGTGCTGGACAGCGATCACTACGGGCTCGAGAAGGTCAAGGACCGCATCGTCGAGTATCTCGCGGTGCAGTCGCGCGCCAACAAGCTGACCGGACCGATCCTGTGTCTCGTCGGGCCTCCCGGCGTCGGCAAGACCTCGCTCGGCAAGTCGATTGCGAAGGCGACGGGCCGCGAGTTCGTGCGCGTGTCGCTCGGCGGCGTGCGGGACGAAGCCGAAATCCGCGGTCACCGCCGCACCTATATCGGCTCGATGCCCGGCAAGATCATCCAGTCGATGCGCAAGGCGAAGACCTCGAATCCGCTGTTCCTGCTGGACGAGATCGACAAGATGGGCGCCGATTTCCGCGGCGATCCGTCGTCGGCGCTGCTCGAGGTCCTCGACCCCGAGCAGAACTCGACCTTCAACGACCACTATCTGGAGGTCGACTACGATCTGTCGAACGTCATGTTCATCACGACCGCGAATACGCTGAATATTCCCGGGCCCCTGATGGACCGCATGGAGATCATCCGGATCGCCGGCTACACCGAGAACGAGAAGGTCGAGATCGCGCGCAAGCACCTGATCCCGAACGCCATCTCCAAGCATGGCCTCGATTCAAAGGAATGGTCGATCGACGACGATGCGCTGCTCTTGATGATCCGCCGCTACACCCGCGAAGCGGGCGTGCGTAATCTGGAGCGTGAGCTCTCCACACTCGCCCGCAAGGCGGTGAAGGAGCTGATGATCTCCAAGAAGAAGTCGGTCAAGGTCACCGAGAAGACGCTCGAAGACTTCCTCGGCGTGCCGAAGTACCGCTTCGGCGAGATCGAGAGCGAGCCGCAGGTCGGCATCGTCACCGGCCTGGCCTGGACCGATGTCGGCGGCGAGCTGCTGACCATCGAAGGCGTCATGATGCCCGGCAAGGGCAAGATGACGGTCACGGGCAACCTGCGCGACGTGATGAAGGAGTCGATCTCGGCGGCGGCGTCCTACGTCCGCTCGCGGGCGATCAACTACGGCGTCGAGCCGCCGCTGTTCGACCGGCGCGACATCCACGTCCACGTTCCGGAGGGAGCAACCCCGAAGGATGGTCCGTCGGCGGGCGTCGCGATGGCCACCGCGATCATCTCGGTCATGACCGGCATCCCGGTCAGGCACGATGTCGCGATGACCGGTGAGATCACGCTGCGTGGTCGCGTGCTGCCGATCGGCGGCCTGAAGGAGAAGCTGCTCGCGGCCGCGCGTGGCGGCATCAAGACGGTGCTGATCCCCGAGGACAACGCCAAGGATCTCACGGAGATTTCCGATGCGATCAAGGGCGGCATGGACATCGTCCCTGTTGCACGGCTCGATGACGTCGTCGCCAAGGCGCTGGTCCGTGCGCCGGTGCCGATCGTCTGGGAAGAAGACACCAAGGTGCCGGTCAAGACCGACGCCGCGGACGAAGCGGCCGGTGGCCTGACCGCTCACTGATCCCGATCAGTCACCACTGATCTATCGGCTGGAAAATGATAAAGCGGCGCCTTCGGGCGCCGTTTTTGTTTGTGTGGGTCGAACCTCCGTTGGCCATGCGGAGTTGAAGGAGATGGAAATCGACGGGCAATGCCACTGCGGGCGGGTGACCTATCGAGCCGATATCGACCCTGCGAAAGTATCGATCTGTCACTGCACCGATTGCCAGAACCTGACGGGTTCACCGTACCGGGTGACGGTGATCTGTTCCGAAGAACAGATCCGCATGACGGGTGCGCCGGCGAAGATTTACGCGAAGACCGGCGACAACGGCCGCACGCGCTTCCAGCATTTTTGCGAGGGTTGTGGTTCCCCGCTGTTCACCAGCGGCGATGGCGGGCCGGACGATTGGGGCATCCGCTGGGGCAGCATCCGCCAGCGCGATGAGCTCAAGCCGGCGCGGCAAATCTGGTGCCGCTCGGCTGCGCCATGGATCAACGACATCGCCGGATTGCCGGGGCGGCCGGGCGACTAGGGTTTCCGAACATGCGGGGGTATCCGACCCTTGCACCGAAGGGGGCCACAGGGCTAAACAGGCGGCTCAAGGGCGGCTAGCTCAGCTGGTTAGAGCATCTCGTTTACACCGAGAGGGTCGGGAGTTCGAATCTCTCGCCGCCTACCAGCCTTCGCGCTGACGCGCTACGGCTCGGCAAGCCGGCCAATCGAAAGTTTACGCGCAATGGACGCCCCGACAGGTCACGATCAAAACGCCGACCAGGTCGCCTACTGGAACGGTCCCGCTGGCCAGCGCTGGGCCGCGCGGCAGGCAGAGCAGGATGTCGTGCTCGGGCCGGTCGCCGACCTCGTGACCGATCGGGCGAAGCTGAAGCCGGGCGAGCGTGTCATCGATGTCGGCTGCGGCAGCGGTGCCACGACGATCGCATTCGCGCGGGAGGTCGCGCCATCAGGCCATGTGCTCGGCGTCGACGTATCCGGCCCGATGCTGGAGCGGGCGCGGCAGGCTGCGCCGAAGGAACTTCCGATCGACTTCGTTCTGGCGGATGCCACCGTCTATCCGTTCGAGCCGGCCAGTTTCGATGTGCTGGCCTCGCGGTTCGGCGTGATGTTCTTCGCCGATCCCGCGCTGTCGTTTGCCAACATACGCAAAGCACTACGCCCGTCGGGCCGGCTGGCGTTCGCCTGCTGGCGCGAGCCGCGCGAAAATCCGTTCTTCATGGCGCCGCTTGCGGCCGCCTACAAGCACGTGCCGAAACTGCCGCAGCAGGGGCCGGAAGATCCCGGGCCATTCGCATTCGCTTCCGAGGCGCGCGTGCGCCGGATTCTCGGCGCGGCGGGCTTTACCGGCGTCGAGATGGAGGCGTGTCCGCTGCTGCTGGATTCCGCGATCGGCCGCGGCCTCGATGGGGCGGTGCAGGGCGCACTGGAGATCGGTCCGGTGAGCCGGGCGCTGGAGGGCCAGCCGGAGGAACTTCGCAGGGCCGCCGCCAATTCGATCCGCGAAGCGCTGATGCCGTTCGCCAAGGGCGACGCGGTGCTGCTGCCGGCGTCGGTCTGGATCGTGACGGCCAGGGCGTCGTAATTTCAAACGGCGCAGTCTACGCCCGCTCTTCCCAAATCATCGCCAGGTGCACAATCGTCTCCGCCGCCTTTTCCATGTCCTGGCGGCTGACCCATTCCAGCCGCGAGTGGAAGGCGTGTTCGCCGGCGAAGATGTTGGGGCAGGGCAGGCCCATGAATGACAGCCGCGAACCGTCGGTGCCGCCGCGGATCGAACTGCGCACGGGTGTCAGCCCCGCACGCCTGATCGCCTCAATGGCGTAGTCGACGGTTTCGGGGTGGCGATCGATCACCTGCTTCATGTTGCGGTATTGCGCCTTGACGTCCATCCGGTACGTCGAGCGCGGATAGTCCTTCATCACCTCTTTGACGATGCCTTCGAGCAGCGCTTCCTTTTCCCTCAATCCCTCGTCGGTGAAATCGCGCACGATGAAGCCGATAGTGGCTTTCTCGAGCTCGCCCTTGATGCCGATCGGATGCAAAAAGCCTTCCTTCCCTTCGGTCGTCTCAGGCGAGCAGGTGTTCCTGGGCAGGCGGTCGATGATGGCGGCCGCGATCTTGATCGCGTGCTCCATCTTGCCTTTTGCAAAGCCGGGATGGGTCGAGACGCCCTCGATGGTGATGGTGGCGCCGTCGGCCGAAAAGGTTTCGTCCTCGATATTTCCTGCGGTTTCGCCGTCCATCGTATAGGCGAAGTCGGCACCGAGTTTTTTCAGGTCGACCTTGTCGACGCCGCGACCGATCTCCTCGTCGGGCGTGAACAGGATCTTGATGGTGCCGTGCCTGATTTGTGGATTTTGAATCAAAAACCGCGCCGCATCCATGATCTCGGCGACGCCGGCCTTGTTGTCGGCCCCGAGCAGCGTGGTGCCGTCGGTGGTGATGATGTCGTGCCCGATCTGGTCGGCGAGCGCGGGATGGTCGGCGGCGCGGATCACCTGCGTGGGATCAGCCGGCAGCACTATGTCGCCGCCGCGATAATTCCTGACGATCTGCGGCCTGACGTTGGCGCCGCTGCAGTCCGGAGACGTATCCATGTGCGAGCAGAAGCAGATCACCGGCACCTTTTTGTCGGTATTGGCCGGGATCGTCGCATAGACATAGCCATGCGCGTCGAGATGGGCGTCTGCGAGCCCCATCGCCTGCAACTCCGAAGCCAGCACGCGACCCAGATTCTTCTGCTTCTCGGTGGAAGGGCAGGTCGGCGAGGCCGGATCGGACTGGGT is from Bradyrhizobium sp. AZCC 2176 and encodes:
- the lon gene encoding endopeptidase La, which translates into the protein MTTPKTRPTIVLGESHSYPVLPLRDIVVFPHMIVPLFVGREKSIRALEEVMKNDALILLATQKNASDDDPSPDSIYEVGTLASVLQLLKLPDGTVKVLVEGLERARVQKYSDRTEYYEATAIALADTDANSVEAEALARSVVSDFESYVKLNKKISAEVVGVVQAITDFAKLSDQVAQHLAVKIADRQGILETLSVTQRLEKVLGLMESEISVLQVEKRIRSRVKRQMEKTQREYYLNEQMKAIQKELGDDEGRDELADLEEKIAKTKLSKEAREKAQHELKKLRQMSPMSAEATVVRNYLDWLLSIPWNKKSKVKKDLEQAQAVLDSDHYGLEKVKDRIVEYLAVQSRANKLTGPILCLVGPPGVGKTSLGKSIAKATGREFVRVSLGGVRDEAEIRGHRRTYIGSMPGKIIQSMRKAKTSNPLFLLDEIDKMGADFRGDPSSALLEVLDPEQNSTFNDHYLEVDYDLSNVMFITTANTLNIPGPLMDRMEIIRIAGYTENEKVEIARKHLIPNAISKHGLDSKEWSIDDDALLLMIRRYTREAGVRNLERELSTLARKAVKELMISKKKSVKVTEKTLEDFLGVPKYRFGEIESEPQVGIVTGLAWTDVGGELLTIEGVMMPGKGKMTVTGNLRDVMKESISAAASYVRSRAINYGVEPPLFDRRDIHVHVPEGATPKDGPSAGVAMATAIISVMTGIPVRHDVAMTGEITLRGRVLPIGGLKEKLLAAARGGIKTVLIPEDNAKDLTEISDAIKGGMDIVPVARLDDVVAKALVRAPVPIVWEEDTKVPVKTDAADEAAGGLTAH
- a CDS encoding GFA family protein → MEIDGQCHCGRVTYRADIDPAKVSICHCTDCQNLTGSPYRVTVICSEEQIRMTGAPAKIYAKTGDNGRTRFQHFCEGCGSPLFTSGDGGPDDWGIRWGSIRQRDELKPARQIWCRSAAPWINDIAGLPGRPGD
- a CDS encoding class I SAM-dependent methyltransferase: MDAPTGHDQNADQVAYWNGPAGQRWAARQAEQDVVLGPVADLVTDRAKLKPGERVIDVGCGSGATTIAFAREVAPSGHVLGVDVSGPMLERARQAAPKELPIDFVLADATVYPFEPASFDVLASRFGVMFFADPALSFANIRKALRPSGRLAFACWREPRENPFFMAPLAAAYKHVPKLPQQGPEDPGPFAFASEARVRRILGAAGFTGVEMEACPLLLDSAIGRGLDGAVQGALEIGPVSRALEGQPEELRRAAANSIREALMPFAKGDAVLLPASVWIVTARAS
- the pepT gene encoding peptidase T, whose amino-acid sequence is MLASPITFTHDVTERLLRYVVIDTQSDPASPTCPSTEKQKNLGRVLASELQAMGLADAHLDAHGYVYATIPANTDKKVPVICFCSHMDTSPDCSGANVRPQIVRNYRGGDIVLPADPTQVIRAADHPALADQIGHDIITTDGTTLLGADNKAGVAEIMDAARFLIQNPQIRHGTIKILFTPDEEIGRGVDKVDLKKLGADFAYTMDGETAGNIEDETFSADGATITIEGVSTHPGFAKGKMEHAIKIAAAIIDRLPRNTCSPETTEGKEGFLHPIGIKGELEKATIGFIVRDFTDEGLREKEALLEGIVKEVMKDYPRSTYRMDVKAQYRNMKQVIDRHPETVDYAIEAIRRAGLTPVRSSIRGGTDGSRLSFMGLPCPNIFAGEHAFHSRLEWVSRQDMEKAAETIVHLAMIWEERA